One Rubrobacter naiadicus genomic window, CCCTGCATGGCGTCGGGGGAGAGGCCGGGGACTCGGACGCGGCCCCCGGTCACCGCGGCGGCGGCGAAGAAGTAGGAGGCGGCCGAGGCGTCGGGCTCGACGGCGTAGTGGCGCGCCCGGTAGGTGCCGGGGGGGACGCGATATACCCCTCCCTCGCGCTCGACCGTGGCGCCGAAGGAGCGCATCATGCGCGCCGTGATCTCGACGTAGGGCCTCGAGACCAGCCGACCGGACACCTCCAGCCGAAGGCCATCTCCGGCATAGGGAGCGGCGAGGAGCAGGCCGCTCAGGAACTGGCTGCTCTTCTCACCGGAGACGGTGGCCGTGTTCCCGGGGATGCCACCGCCGCGGACGATCAGTGGGAAGCGGCCCTCGCGGTCCTCGTAGTCGACACGGACCCCGAGGGCGCGCAGTGAATCCACGAGGTCGGCGACGGGGCGCTCGCGCATCCTCGCTGTCCCGTCCACCCGGTAGGTGCCCCGGCCCAGAGCGAGGAAGGGAGGCAGGAACCGGGCGGCGGTCCCGGCATTGCCCACGAAGACGTCGGCCTCTTCGGCCGGGATCTCCCCGCCCATCCCGACCACCTCGATTCTCCTCCCCGGCGCATCGGCGAAGACCTCGAACCCGAGATCCACGAGCGCCCGCATCAGCCAGAATGTATCGTCGGAGAAGAGCGGGTTGGAGATCACGGAACGCCCGGAGGCCAGCGCGGCCAGGATGAGCGCCCGGTTGGTTATGGATTTGGAGCCGGGCACCCGGACCTCTGCATCGGGGGGCTCCTTCAAGGGCACGATCTCCAGCTCCTGCGGAAACTCTCCGCGCACGTCCTCGACGCCGAAGTCCCGTCCGGGGACACCCCTCACCTCCCGCGCCACAGCCTCTTCACCTCCTCGTCGGTCAGCCTGCGGTATTCCCCCGGGGCCAGTTCCCCGAGCCGCACCGGCCCCACCCTCACACGCTCCAGGTGGACGAGGCGAAGCCCCACGGCCTCGCAGGCTCTGCGTATTATGCGTTTACGGCCTTCATGGATGGTGAGGTGGAGGACGGTGCGGCGCCGCCCGCGCCGCAGACGGGAGACCTCCGGAGGAACCATCGGTCCGTCCTCGAGCTCGGGTCCCGAGGTGAGCGCGCGCAGGGCCTCTTCGTCGATCGGGTTCTGAAGGACGAGGCGGTACTCCTTCTCGATCTCGTAGGAGGGGTGCGCTATGCGGTGAGCGAGCCTTCCGTCGTTGGTCATGATGATCAGGCCGGTCGTATCCGCGTCGAGCCGGCCCACGGGGACGAGACCGGGAATGGAGGGGACGAGCTCCGCGACCGTCGGCCTGCCCCGCTCGTCGGAGAGGGTGGTGATGTAACCCGCCGGTTTGTTGAGCGCCAGGTAGGTCCTGGTCTCCGGCAGGCGGACGGGTCTCCCGTCGAGAGAGACGGCGTCTCCTTCGGAGACCTTCGTCCCCAGCCCGGCCACGCGCCCGTTGACCCTGACGCGGCCCGAGACGATGAGCGCCTCGGCCTTACGCCGGGAGGGGGCGGCGCCGCTGCGGGCCAGGTAAGCCTGCAGGCGCATCAGGGCTCCTTCGAGGCGTGATCCTTCAGGCGCTCGCGCACCCGGGCGAGCTCCTCCTCGCTCACCAGCTCCTCCAGCGGGGGAAAATCCTCCCGGCTCCCGGCGGAGGCCGCGATGAGGAAATCCTCGGTCACGTCCAGCAGCGCCGGTGCGCCCGGGCTCTCCTCGTCGGCGCCCACCTCCGCGAGGAGGTTGCGTTCGATCAGGTTGCGTACCACCGCGTCGGAGTTCACCCCCCGCACGGCGGAGATGGCGCCGCGCGTCATCGGCCCCAGGTAGAGCACGCAGGAGAGCACCTCGTAGGCGGCGCCGGAGAGCGGTGTGGGACGGGCCTCGCCGCGGAAACGTTCGATCGCCTCCGCGCACCGGGGGTTCGTCGCGAGCTGCCACCCCCCGGCCACACGCCGCAGGACCACCCCGGAGCTTCGGGCGTCGTACTTGTCGAGGAGGCGGGAGAGCGCCCGTTCCAGCCCGTCCCGGTCGAGCCCCGCCGACGAGAGGAGCACCTCTTCCTCCACCGGCCTCTCGCTCACCAGGAGTATGGCCTCGACCAGCGCCTCCGGTCCGGCTCCGTCCATCACGCCGGCATCACCCTCAGCTCCCCGAACGGCTCCTCCTGCAACAGACGCACCTCGCCCTCGGAGGCGAGCGAGACGGCCGCCGCGAACGTCAGCGCCCGGCCGACCCGGTCCATGCCGCGCACGAGCTCCTCGTAGGAGAGCGGCCGTCCACCACTCCCGGCGATGGCGCCCCGGATCACGGCGGCGAGCTCCTCCAGGCTGAGCGTTATCCGGTCGATGTGCGCCAGCGAAGGCTCCTCCAGCCTCGAGA contains:
- the aroA gene encoding 3-phosphoshikimate 1-carboxyvinyltransferase codes for the protein MAREVRGVPGRDFGVEDVRGEFPQELEIVPLKEPPDAEVRVPGSKSITNRALILAALASGRSVISNPLFSDDTFWLMRALVDLGFEVFADAPGRRIEVVGMGGEIPAEEADVFVGNAGTAARFLPPFLALGRGTYRVDGTARMRERPVADLVDSLRALGVRVDYEDREGRFPLIVRGGGIPGNTATVSGEKSSQFLSGLLLAAPYAGDGLRLEVSGRLVSRPYVEITARMMRSFGATVEREGGVYRVPPGTYRARHYAVEPDASAASYFFAAAAVTGGRVRVPGLSPDAMQGDLGFVRVLERMGCQVAFDAGAVEVRGPERLRGVDADMGDISDTMMTLAAIAPFADGPTTITNVGHTRHQETDRVFAVARELSRLGVPVEEGEDCLRIIPKGGVRGALVRTYDDHRMAMSFAVVGLVAGGIRIEDPACVAKTLPSYFGLLEGLRD
- a CDS encoding pseudouridine synthase: MRLQAYLARSGAAPSRRKAEALIVSGRVRVNGRVAGLGTKVSEGDAVSLDGRPVRLPETRTYLALNKPAGYITTLSDERGRPTVAELVPSIPGLVPVGRLDADTTGLIIMTNDGRLAHRIAHPSYEIEKEYRLVLQNPIDEEALRALTSGPELEDGPMVPPEVSRLRRGRRRTVLHLTIHEGRKRIIRRACEAVGLRLVHLERVRVGPVRLGELAPGEYRRLTDEEVKRLWRGR
- the scpB gene encoding SMC-Scp complex subunit ScpB gives rise to the protein MDGAGPEALVEAILLVSERPVEEEVLLSSAGLDRDGLERALSRLLDKYDARSSGVVLRRVAGGWQLATNPRCAEAIERFRGEARPTPLSGAAYEVLSCVLYLGPMTRGAISAVRGVNSDAVVRNLIERNLLAEVGADEESPGAPALLDVTEDFLIAASAGSREDFPPLEELVSEEELARVRERLKDHASKEP